The sequence below is a genomic window from Thermococcus sp. M36.
TTAAATCTTCAATAGAATCATTTATTTCAACAGCTTCTACTTCAGTTCTCGGAATTAAAAATTGCCTGATTTTTACTGTTGGTAAGCTTAAAGCATTTTCAAATAATTCTTTGTTTAATTCAGGATTAATTTCTTCCTGTTCTTTTGTTTGCTGAAAGAAATGTTCTAAATCAACTTTGGTAAATGCTTCTTTTTTGTTTTTAATACGAACGTTGAAAATGTATTTTAAAATCCATTGTGCGATGCCTACAAAAAAACCTGCTATCGGTTTAAAAATCTGATAAAAGAAATTGGCAAATGCAGAAAAAGAAGTTAATAATAAATCGCTCTTGGCTCTGAATAATGCTTTGGGAATAAACTCGCCGATAACTAAAACTACTATGGCTGATAA
It includes:
- a CDS encoding CNNM domain-containing protein — its product is LSAIVVLVIGEFIPKALFRAKSDLLLTSFSAFANFFYQIFKPIAGFFVGIAQWILKYIFNVRIKNKKEAFTKVDLEHFFQQTKEQEEINPELNKELFENALSLPTVKIRQFLIPRTEVEAVEINDSIEDL